A window of Rhododendron vialii isolate Sample 1 chromosome 13a, ASM3025357v1 contains these coding sequences:
- the LOC131313287 gene encoding protein FAR1-RELATED SEQUENCE 5-like — translation MDQSSSRTSKDVNVKNDMNKFPEEEDDLGDSIEDGCVNGKQGLDSQIGLEGLNMLTARDVFKMKFDSEENAHAFYNAYAKVMGFSIRKDRKKVRRENVVVSRKWVCSRQGVRAKKYLEHVDRLRAPRAETRVGCKAVFRVRYDVKMREYIVTHFVSEHNHPLVAPHCVPFLWSHRSVTSADKAQTKAMRNVGISTGQIMDLMTIQSGGFDKVGFVRKDLHNTVQADRKVELKDGDAEVILGYLSAKALDDPMFFYKYDVDHENCLDKLFWADSRSRLDYVAFGDVLVFDTTYRTNAYKKPFVMLCGVSNHYMSIIFGCALLPNETTETYMWVLETLMEAMDGKKPISVVTDGDKAMRQAIITVIPNAKHRLCTWHLQRNAVSNVHKPKFHEDFKRLKSLECDRDEFDKAWAVLVKQYNIENNSWVVEVYRNRHKWAESYLRGHFFAGMSSSQRCEGMHAYFNRFLKVRLRLYEFVWHYDRAIARMRVNEAAAEGVTENSFPVLTTQLKKLEKNAAELYTRKIFLKFRAEMELEAKFYVKQQLEEEDHYIYILEQYATENKWRVEFHPFDGSIKCPCMKLESFGIPCCHIITVMKFQQLVSIPMSCVVQRWTRSARSSNPQPSLTKIPNLLTQTTRYGILSSSFNLLSYYASHTDKDFMEAREAGFQMMSEMKKRWELRNADKGEEKNSATKLFGIRDPKVVKTKGNPGGPSSASKLPTARKCGNCRSIGHTKRTCKKVKAKEREGCEEHFSAFTNPELFPHQDEDGR, via the exons CAAAATGAAGTTTGATTCTGAGGAAAATGCGCATGCTTTTTACAATGCCTATGCTAAGGTAATGGGGTTTAGCATCCGAAAGGATAGAAAAAAGGTACGTAGGGAGAATGTGGTGGTGAGTAGAAAATGGGTATGCTCTAGGCAAGGAGTACGTGCAAAGAAATACTTGGAGCATGTTGATAGATTGAGAGCACCAAGGGCAGAAACTAGGGTTGGATGTAAAGCTGTCTTTCGTGTGCGCTATGATGTGAAAATGAGAGAATATATAGTGACTCACTTTGTAAGCGAACACAACCATCCCTTGGTCGCACCCCACTGTGTCCCTTTTCTTTGGTCACATAGGTCTGTAACAAGTGCTGACAAAGCCCAAACAAAAGCTATGCGTAATGTCGGCATTAGCACTGGCCAGATAATGGACCTTATGACCATTCAGTCTGGTGGTTTCGATAAGGTGGGTTTTGTTCGAAAAGATTTGCATAATACTGTTCAAGCTGACCGAAAAGTAGAACTCAAGGATGGGGATGCAGAGGTTATCTTGGGATACTTATCTGCTAAAGCTCTAGACGACCCAATGTTTTTTTACAAGTATGACGTCGATCATGAAAATTGTTTAGACAAACTGTTTTGGGCTGATTCAAGGTCTCGCCTAGACTATGTTGCATTCGGTGATGTACTTGTTTTTGACACTACTTATAGGACAAATGCATACAAAAAGCCATTTGTAATGCTTTGCGGCGTGAGTAACCATTACATGTCAATCATATTTGGTTGTGCTCTATTACCAAATGAGACTACAGAAACATACATGTGGGTTTTAGAAACATTAATGGAGGCCATGGATGGTAAAAAACCCATCTCAGTGGTGACAGATGGTGATAAAGCTATGCGTCAAGCCATCATAACTGTCATTCCAAACGCTAAGCATCGCTTGTGTACTTGGCATCTACAACGAAATGCTGTGTCAAATGTCCACAAACCCAAATTTCATGAGGATTTCAAGCGGTTGAAGTCATTAGAATGTGATAGGGATGAGTTTGACAAGGCTTGGGCTGTCTTGGTCAAACAATACAATATTGAAAACAATAGTTGGGTGGTAGAGGTCTATCGCAATCGTCATAAGTGGGCTGAGTCTTATCTTCGTGGACATTTCTTTGCCGGTATGAGCAGCAGTCAGCGTTGCGAAGGCATGCACGCTTATTTTAATAGGTTCCTAAAAGTGAGGCTTAGACTATATGAATTTGTTTGGCATTATGATAGGGCCATTGCTCGAATGCGTGTTAATGAGGCAGCCGCGGAGGGTGTAACAGAGAACAGTTTCCCGGTGTTGACAACGCAATTAAAGAAACTTGAGAAAAATGCAGCAGAGTTGTATACGAGGaagatttttttaaagtttcggGCGGAAATGGAGCTAGAGGCCAAGTTTTATGTGAAGCAACAACTTGAAGAGGAGGATCATTATATCTATATTCTAGAACAGTACGCAACTGAAAATAAGTGGAGAGTTGAGTTTCATCCATTCGATGGCAGCATAAAATGCCCTTGCATGAAACTTGAGTCATTTGGGATACCTTGCTGCCACATAATTACTGTCATGAAATTTCAACAACTTGTATCTATCCCTATGAGTTGTGTGGTTCAGAGGTGGACTAGGAGTGCTAGGTCAAGCAATCCACAACCTAGTCTCACCAAAATTCCCAACCTACTGACACAAACCACACGATATGGCATATTGAGCTCATCATTCAATTTATTGTCCTATTATGCGTCGCACACGGACAAAGATTTTATGGAGGCGAGGGAAGCAGGTTTCCAAATGATGTCCGAGATGAAGAAGCGCTGGGAACTGAGAAATGCGGATAAGGGCGAGGAAAAAAATAGTGCCACCAAACTATTTGGGATTCGGGACCCCAAGGTAGTCAAGACAAAAGGCAATCCTGGGGGACCCTCTTCTGCCAGTAAACTCCCCACAGCAAGAAAATGTGGGAACTGCAG GAGCATTGGCCACACGAAGCGAACTTGTAAAAAAGTAAAAGCGAAGGAGAGGGAGGGTTGCGAAGAGCACTTTTCTGCATTCACAAATCCAGAGTTATTCCCCCATCAGGATGAAGACGGACGTTGA